TCGAGATCGGGAAGTGGAAGAAGCTGGCGACTTCATCCGAAGTGAGGACCATAGCCGAATCCGGATCGAAATTGCGGAAGATGTAATGATAGGCAGCTTTCTTCGATGAGATCCGCTTTTTGACGCGGAAGCTGTTCACTTCCGGATTCTCAAACTGAGAGAACGCGTTCTCCAGATGGCTCAGGATAGCTTCGGCACGAACCTTTGTCGCAGCAGAGGCGAGGAGACGGATATTCACTGAGAATGCCGCCTGGCTTGCTTTCGCGTCGATCGTCTTCACGAGTTCTTGTTCTTCAGGCGTCAATACCACCGGTTTTTTCTCTTCCTGACTTTGAGTCTTCGCGTCCTGTTGGAGTACCACACGGCCCACGCCCTGCAAGGCCGACTTGCCAACCATCGCTGCAAATGACTCCGGGTGAGCATCCTCAAGCCGCTTACCTTCCTGCATCTTTTGCGCGATATGCCGACTCCCCTTGCGCCAACCGATGGGGGCCGGAGCGAGCACGATTTGGATGGCAGCACCTTCCGACACCGTCTCCAGTTTCGACAGCGCATTGGAAATCTCATTCAAGGGGTCAACCAGGAGCGTCTTGTAGGTTTTCAGCGGAAGCGCGAAGCCAGCTGAGAGTTCAAGGAGCGAGACGGCTGTCTCCCCCGCCGGAGAAAAAATCGTGTAGTCCGGCACCTTCTCAATGGCCGACTGCGGGAAAAAACTGTGAATCTGCTTCTCGACACTTTCCCGATAGTGCTTCGGAACGGACAGATAAAAGAAGATTTCCTCGCTCGAGGACGGATTGGCGATCTCGAAGACGATATGTGGTGGCTCGAAGAAAATATGCTTCCACCACGGAAAATGCCGCTTGAGCGACGCGAGCGAGGTGAGGAGCTGATCCATCGCCCGGATTTCCTCCCGCCACTCCTCGGCCGTGTGCGCGGTACCCTCGGCGACTTGCTTCTTGCTCACCTGGACAGTCTCGAGATCGAGATTGAGCGATTGCGAAACTTCAAACCGTATCAGGAGAAAACTCTTCACGACGAGGAAAATCCCCGAAACAAAAGCGAGTAGGCCCGAAAGGTATGCCAACGGAAGGAGCACGACATTCAAATCGAATTCGGAGAGCATGCTGTTTGTTTTTGTTGAATCCTATTCTCCTTGGATCAGCCCCTTCGCCTTCAGTGCTTCATAGAACCGGTCGGCGAGTTCGTCATGCATCGTGTCGAGGACATAGAAATCATTCAGCTTGCGAGCGACTGCTACAGCGTGGGCGACACCCTTCACTTGTGCGAGCTCGACGAGTTGCGTCACGCGACTCGCTGCATCCATCGCCTGACCCATTTGTGCTGCGTCCGTATCGATATCATCCGTCGCCGCCGCTGACTGAGGGCTCGACTGAGAGAGAATCGCGGCGTACTTTTCGTTCACCTGCTCCGCGACCCGTTCACCCGTCCGCTCGACAGCAGGCGCACCCTCGGCTCCTGGATGCGCCGGGACGATCGGTTCGGCAGCAACAATCGGCGTTTCTTTTTTTCGAGAGAGAAATTCCCACATAGCCTTAGGCAGTAGCCTTGATGTCTTTCTTGAACTGATCGACGATGTTTTGGACGAAGGCGCTGTACTCCGGTATGCGCTCGTCGAGGAATTTCCCGACTGCCGCCTCGGATGGTGCCGTCTCGATGAGTGCTTCGTAGTCCGTCATCCCCTGTTCGCCGAGCCGCTCCATTGTTTCCATAAAGATGCGTTTCAGAAGTGCTTCGAGCATCTTGGCGAGGAGCTCTTCTTGCTTCGGCTTCGGCAAACCCGCGAGCGCGAGCGATTCGATGAGTTCCGCTTCGATTTTCGAGTAGTCGATATCCATAAGTATCTATTTTCTATTAGTTTAGCATACGAAACCCGGGAATTTTCTTGCCTTCATGCCCCGCCAACGCCACGACACGGAGCACATACTCCTGGATCGACTCCCCGGTTCGGGCACGTGCGAGTTCAGTTCCGAATGTTTTCCCGGCTGCTTTCGAAAGTTTCGCGACCGTTTCCATCTGCGACCAGTGCAGTGGATTCTTCACCCGGTCATAAGATGAAAGCGGGTTCTTCACGAGTGCGTCGTGGTTCGACAACACAACGGCTAGTTTCGCCTTCGCGAGTTCGGTCTGCGAAATCGGGTTGAAGTTCCGATCATACCCTTCAGTATTCATTACTTCATCCGTCAGAAAGATCTGCTCTGAGACATGTTTGAAGTTTCGGAAGATATCTTTCTGAGCGTCGGCTGGCAAGCTCTCGACATAGGTCATTACGTTGCCGGTCGGACTTAACAGTTCTGTTTCCGGACGAAGCTCCACAACGCCATCGACGGCATCATCCGAGACTATGACGGACTCGAGTCGACCAGCCGCACTGGCAGCTTGGCTTTCTTCAAAAGCCTTGACCAGACGTGGGTAAATGTCTCTGCCTCCCGCGGGTTTGCTCACAGTATCAGGTGTAATCCCGCCATCCTTCCCTGAAGATACATCGGCTGATGGTCCAGTTGGTGCCGCAACTTCGATCGGTGCACTACCCTTGGCTTCTTCGATAAGTTTGCTCATCTCATCTGCCGAGATGAGCTTGCCGATCTCGAGCTTGGCTCCCGCCTGGATATAGCTAGGAGAGAATTTCCCATCGGGACCCGCGACGAAACCGGCAGCGCGCGCCATATCCGGACTGGCATCGAGTTTCGCTTGCAGTTTCAACTCGACGAGTTTGGCAAACCGATCCGACGCACGCCGATCCATGTCCGGCACATCCTGGACCACACTCTTTGCCAGCTTCCAGATATTGTCACCGCGTTTCACCTCATGGGTCGAGAGGAAATCCTTCGCCTTCGGACTAACCTCTACACTTTGTCCGGCCGGGACTGCTGTTGCGACGGCTCCTGGCACCTCTGTCGCTGGTGACACGGAAGGGTTTGAAGTCACTTCACCGCCAGTCGGACCGCCGGCGACCGCACCCGCTCGAGTCTGTTCCACAACCGGCGCAGCTCCGGATGGAGGCGCCGCTGCATCAGATCCAGACTCTGAGACTGCTGCTGCCGGCACAGAAACAGCATCAGCTTTATCGACAAAAAACCCATGGGCGAAATGTGACGCCGCACCAGACCCTAGGACAACTCCTGCAAAGATCGCTCCTGATTTCCGGAGGAGTGCATTTCGTCGCCGTGCCCCTTCACCCCGCCGTGCCTTGGCTGCTTCGTCTTTCAAAAAAGCCTCGAGCAAGGAGAGATCCAATTTCCCGTCTCCTTCTTTCCCAGTAGCTATCGCCTCGACCGCTTTGGTCTCCACAGCATCTTCCATCTTCTGGAAAAACCCCGCCTGATCGGTTTCGACATTCACGCGCTTCTTCTCCCGACGACTGGCAGCATACTTGTCCATTCCAGCCTCAGCGACTACAGCCAATCCTGCTCCGGCTGCAAGCCGTTTCAAAGCGAGGGCACCAATCGCGACCGATGCCACTCCTCCTGTGGCTGCCCCGAGCGCTACCGCCCCACCGACAGTGACGGTCGCTGTCAAGAGATACTTGCCGTACTTCTTTGAGAACTCATTATTGGCCGTGCCAAGCTTTTCGATTCCTTGAACGGCCGCACCTCCCATGATAGCCGACGCTCCAAGGAAATATTTGGCATAAGCCTTCCATTTCGCGGTCTTCTCACCTTCGACCTCTGCCTCCAGACTCCCGATAGTTTCCTTCCAGCGTGCATCTAACTTTTCCCCCAGCGGCTTCTTTTTCTGAACGTCACGCATCTCTTGCCGCGTTTTATAGATCTGGTCGCTCTCGTCGAACTGAACCTCGCAGATGAGTGACGCCATCTCGGGAGGAAGCTCCTGCACTGTCTTACCGGAATGCTTCAGCTTTTCGAGTTCCGCCGTCTGGAGCGCCAGGACCGCCTGGTCGTACGTGGAATGGAAGGCTCGGATATCATGATCATCGGACTCACGATGTCTCAGCGTACGAAATGTCTGCATCAGTTTCTTCCAGGTACTCCCTTGCGATTCCTCGGCGACGATGAATGCCGTCCGCGCGGCCGTCACCGCTTCCCGGAGCTTGGCAATTTTAGCATCTTGCTCGGTCATGTCCGGCTTAGCTTCACCCTGTGCACCCAAGGGGGTGAGCGCCTCGACCGCCTGCCAACCCTCAGTCTGTGCCATTCTTTCCAGACCAGCTGCTCCCAAAGTACTAAAGCTCGAGTCATCCTTTTCGTAGACCCAGTATTGATCCGATTTCTTTTCCACTCGTACCTCGCTCCCATTTGCCCTTCGGTAAGCGAGTTTGCTTCCAGCATCGAGAAGAACGAGTGCCGCTGCGATATCCACCCCCTTCGGTATCGGTAGTGGTTCAGGCGTCGGCATTGGTTCAACTTTCGGGGCCACTGGCGGCTGTGGGAATGGCTCTGCTTGCGGGACCGTGGTCGCAGCATCTGGTTCGATCGGATCAGCTTTGGGTGTTGCCGCAGCCGCATCTGGACTCGGTGCCTGAGCCACCGGCACCGGGGTGGGTTCAATGTGTGGAGTCGCCACTGGTTCTACCGGCGCGACCATCTGGTGCAGACTATATCCATTGCCTATCAGCCCCTCAAGCCTTTTCAGCGTTACTGTCTTTTCCTTGATATTTTCTCCCTTCGAACCATGGGTAGTTTCGATGATTTTTACCTTGTGAGCCTTTCCTGCATTGACCAATTCGATAATCCTGATTGTATGTTCTGACCGTCCACCTGAAGCCTTTTCCCAGACCTGACCCACGACAAAGCCCGAGGCTTCAACCACTCCTTCTATGGATGCCTTCGGTTCCACGACGGCAGCCGGCGGAGTCGCTGCATGAAGTGCAGGCGCGGTAACGACATCGCTTTTTGTATCAGAAAGCTCTGCTAATTTTTCCAAATAGACCGTTTGGATCTCAGCTTGCATTTCGTATGCCCCTTTCTCGACGGCCTTGGCAAAATGGGAACCCGTAGAAACAGCATATTTCCGCAAGAGAGCCTTTAAAGGTTTACCCACAACAAAACATGGTACCGTGGTCCATCTGCCATTCCCACTAGCTTCATTTTTCAGGGAATACAGCTCAGACAAGGTATCCGCGGCCTTCATTCTCGCTATCCAGTCATCCTTTTGTCGTGAGAGCTCGTCGAGTATTTCAGCGACTACCCTTTCCCGTGAGGCTTTCGCATCGATGTCTCCATCTAGTACCGAAGAAACGACAGAGCTACCGTCACCTCTTCCTGGAGAATCTTTCTCTTCGTCTGGCTCTGCGACGCCGGGGGAAAGGCTCGGATCCGCGGCGTCTACTTCCCCTTCTTCGGGAAAAACGTCGAGTGCGTCTTCTGTGGAACGTCCGGCAACACGTGCATTCGCTGCCATTTCTCGCTCTGTTTTCTCTACTTGAGCCTGATCATACCCAAATGGACTCACATCCCTTTTATCCTCATCCAATTTTTCCAGGTATTCATCTATTTCCTTTTGAGTAGGCTCCTGCTGTACCGGTGGCACAGGATCCGCCACCGCAGGAGTAACGGTTTTTGATTCGATCGCAGCTAATTCCTCCGCCAGAAATTTATCGATTACCGCCTGAGCATTCGGCAGCGCCTCGACACTTCCATTGATTGTGGGGTTTGGTTCCATAGTACTAGGATTTGTTCACAGGTTCTGCTGCCATCAATTCTCCCATAAGTGTCTCCGTATCGGAAGAAGTAAGTTCAATCTTGTCTATCACCCGCGGTATCTTTGCCAAGAGGAATGTTCTAAGTGCCTGTGAAATCTCTGGTGCACACTCCGCAGGATCTTTTTTGTTCGCCCGCAATAGCCCTTCGAGACGAGAGACGAAGCCGGCCTTCAATAAGAATAGTTCTCGCCGCAATCGGCTCTGATCCGCCGAACGTTCCCACTCCGTCAAATCCTTGAGATCGGTGATCGGACGACCGGTTCGGAACTCTCTCACATTCGTCGTCGGCTCTGGCTCAACATGATCCGTGTCTGGCTGATCCTCCACCAGAGGAGGTGCTGTCACTGGATCAGACTGATCCGGCGCATCTGGCTCTCTTTGGGCATCAGCCTTAGCGGCAGCAGGCTCGGTGGCCACTGCAGCAGCAGCTGACTGGTCCTCGACAACCACTGGTTCTCCAACCGAGACGGCAGGTGCGGCTTCTGCCGATGCTCCAACTACAACTGGTTGAGGCGTCTCCTTTTCCAAAGCAACGAGCGTATCAGGTGATGTTTTTTTCCTTTCCTGCGCATCTCTCGACTTTTGCCACGTCTCACGCAATTTTGGCGCAGCTTTCTCCGCTTTCATGACCCACTTCTCCATTGGAACGAGTACATTTGTTTCAAAATGTACTCGTTTGTCGGCATTCCATTTCTTCGGATCAGTGCCCGATTTCAACCACTCTCCCGCTTTCATCATCGGGAGATCACCCTTCCACCCCTTCCTGATTGCATGTAAGAGATAGTCTTTAGGAAATCCTGAATGAAGCGTCTTCCATCGTGCAGTGAGCTCCCCCAGCTTCGCGACTTTTTCCTCGATACTCTCACCAGGCTCAACTTCAACCGACTGCACTAATGGTCCGTCCTTACTCTTTTCCCCTTCCACATTTCTGCTCAAAGACACCGCGCTTCCCTCACGCCCTCGCCGTGACCCAGGTTTACGATCTTCTTCTCTTCCAACGGACGGGCGAGTAGGCTTCAAACTTGCAGCCTGACGACTGTCTTTCGATTTTTCCTCTTGACGAGCCGATTCGATCGCTGCTTGGATCGCCTTGATATAGTCTTCAAAATTCACCTGGACCGTCCGGAGGGTATCAATAGCATCCAAGTAAGCTGCCGAACGATTCACTTCCGATAAGTCTCCAGGTTCGAGATACGGTGCAATTGATTGCTTTGCCTTTTCAAGGTCGGCCCTGACGGAATCCTGGAAATTCTGACCATTGATATCCAGCTCTGCTTCAGGGTGTTCCAATGCCAAGGCCATTAAGAGGGTATGTGCCTTTTCAATATTGTCCATCAGTTCCTGAGGATTGTGTCCTTTCTCGTTTCGACCCTCCACCTGTGTCTCAACCGAAACTAAGGTCGACGTCTCAGCCCACGTTCCCAAACCGCCCCGATGATGGATTGCCCGTCCTGAAACTGGTCCACCTTTCCCTTCACGCTTTTCCCTCTCCGGTTTCCCTTCTGGTGCTCTCCGTCCTGATTTACTGTCAGCCGAAAGAACCGAATCAACAACTTTCGGTTCCTCTACGCTTGGAGCCTTGAGGATCACTCGTCCCGCAATCGCTCCCTTCAATTTTTCTGCAAATGGACTAGCCACCAGCTCTGCCATAATCACACCATCGTTACATTTTTTCTTTTTCCAAGCCTATTTGCTATAATTTTAACAGAGCTCGAAGAAAAAGTCTCTTCCGTCAGGAGATATCGGAAGTTTCGAGCGAGCAGCACGAAGATCGAGGAGGGCTACCTATCCGGTAACGTGACGAGATCTGAGGTGGTGCACAGCCGAAAATGCCGTTATTGAGTAGGAAAAGGACTTTTTCTTCGAGCTCAAAGGTAAGAACACAAAAACGAAATGTTGTCTGATACTCCACTCCCAGAAAAGCGCTGGACCGAGCGCGTGACGCCGTATGTTTTATTCGCAATCCTCGCTCTCGCTCTCTTCGTCCGGGTCTATCACCTCGATTCGCTGCCCGCTGGCCTCTATCCGGATGAGGCGACCAATGGCACCGACGCCCTCCTCGCCAATGAAACTGGCGACTACCAACTCCTCTACACAAACAACTACGGCCGCGAGGGACTCTTCATCAATCTCCAGGCGCTGGCCATCAAATACTTCGGCAATACCGTGCCCGTCCTGAAGTTTTGGTCCGTCGTTTTCGGGACGCTCGCCGTTTTCGGGATCTACCTCCTCGCCCGAGAGCTTTTCGCGCGCCGATTGTATGCCCTGATCGCCGCTTTTCTCCTCGCCACCAGTTACTGGGCCATCAACTTCTCCCGGATCGGCTTCCGGGCGATCATGGTGACCTTTCTCCTCACCTTTTCGTTCTACTTTTTCTTCCGCGGACTTCGGACGAACCGGCTCCGTGATTTCCTTTTCGCCGGACTCTTCCTCGGCATCGGCCTCCATACCTATGTCGCGTTCCGACTCGCGCCACTCATCCTGATTGCACTCCTTCCCGCACTCCTCCTCACCTATGAGCGCTTCCTCGCCCGCTACTGGAAGCACATCCTCGCCTTCACACTCGGGGCTTTCATCACCGCTGCACCGATGTTCTATGATTTCTATATCCACCCAGACCATTTCTCTTCGCGGACCGGAGCCGTCTCCATTTTCTCACCCGACATCAATCACGGAGACTTCTGGGGCACCTTCGGCAAGACTTTTGGTCTCTCGATGGTGAAATACAATTTCTGGGGCGATCAAAATTGGCGCCACAACTATCCCCCCTATCCGATCCTTGATCCCGTGACGGGTGCGCTCTTCCTCGCAGGGTTCCTCTACCTCGTCTGGGAGACAGTCAAACTCATCGGACTACGACTGCGCGAGAAGCTCCGAGACGAGCAGCTGGTCCGGAACTGGTTCCTCCTCTCCGCTTTCTTTGTCATGCTCATGCCAGAATTCCTGACCGAAGAAGGCCTCCCCCATGCGCTTCGAGCGATTGGTACCCAGATGCCCGTCTACCTCATCGCCCTCATTCCTATCGCCTGGGTCGTGAACCGAGCTCGACACTCCCTCGCGGGCGGACGCATCGCGCTCTATTCACTCCTTGCCCTCAGTCTCCTCTTCGGGGCCGCTTTCAACCTGACCAAGTATTTCGTTTTCTTCAATCACAACCCCAATCAGCATGGGGCCTTCAATCAGAACTTCCGCAACATGGCCGTCTACGCGATGAGTCTGCCCGCTGACACCATGAAATACGTCGTGACCAACGGGGGCGGCCGCATGATGGAAGACGGTCTGCCCGTTTCCGCGCAACCGATCAAATTCCTGACGTATGGCAAGATCGAAAACCTCGTCTATCTGACACCAGAAACCAAAATCCGAACTCGTAATAGTGTCATCATCCTGATGAATCGAGACGAGCGGATTATCGAGCGCTTGAAGAAACTACAACCGAACATCCAAACAGAACGGATTGACCTCTATCCTGGGACGACGAGCGAGTTCACCGTCCTGCGCTTCCCTCAATAATCACCCTCATAAATCACTCACGCTCGACGCTCTATGGAAAACCTGAAACGCCTCGCCCCGCAGTGCCTCGCCCTCATGATGGTGGCTTTTTTCGCCACTTCCATCCTCGTTTCCTATCAGGAATCGACGACCATGGATGAGAAGGCCCATATCCCGGCTGGCTACAGCTATGTCCGCTACCAGGACATGCGCATCAATCCCGAGCATCCACCACTCCTGAAAGACCTCGCCGGACTCGCCCTCCTTCCGCTCAACCCCGCCATGCCCAAAAGCGATCCCCTCTGGGAAAGTGGCGACTGGCTCGACCTCTCCAAGTTCCCCGAGGGATCAGCTCGGACCTGGGGTCTCGCTCAATGGGCATTCGGTGACAAACTCCTCCACCAAAACGGCAACGATGCCAATCTCGTGACCTTTTGGGCGCGTTTCCCCTTCATCCTCGTCTCGCTCCTCCTCGGTTTCTTCATCTTCCGCTGGACGAAGGAACTTGCTGGGACAGTTGCTGGCCTCTTCGCAGCCCTCCTCTACTTCTTCGATCCGAACATCATCGGTCACAGTCACTATGTCACGACCGACATCGGCATTGCCGCCTTCATTTTCTTCGCCTTCTACTTCTTTGTCCGTTTTCTGAAGGATCCAAGTAACAAAAACATCCTCTGGTCCGGTGTCTTCCTCGGCCTCGCTCAATTGGCCAAATTCTCCGCCGTCCTCCTCTTTCCAATTTTTGGAATGTTTGCCGTGCTGTATGGATTCGCGCTCACCGTCGATGCTGTCCCGGGCGCCTGGAAAATTAGATTGAAGAACGCCTTCTTCTACGGACTCAAATATCTGGGTAGCGTTGCGGTCTGTTTTGTCGCGATCTGGATCCTGTACTTCTTCAATACGGTCCAGATGCCGGGAGAGGTGATCGCTGAAATCGCCCGCGCCCAGTTTCCCAACACCAAACTGATTGGCCAGGTCGCCGAGACCAGCGTCATTACCATGAGCAATTCGGCTATCCTGAAGCCATTCGCCGAATACTTCCTCGGCGTCTTCATGGTGTTCGCCCGAGTCGCAGGCGGCAATACCTTCTACTTCTTGGGACAGGTCTCGAATCACGCTTCACAACTCTACTTCCCCGTCGTCTTCGTCCTGAAAGAGACTCTCCCAATGCTGTTCCTCCTCCTCACGACATCATTGTATGCTCTCTATCGGATCGGTCAGGCGCTCCTCCGACGGAACGGTGCCAGCCTCCTTTCGGTCATCACGACCTCATTCCGCGAACGGATCGCCCAATATCTGATGGTCTTCTTCGTCCTCTTCTATAGCTATGTCAGCATCACCGGCAACCTGAACATCGGCTTCCGCCACCTCTTCCCGATTCTTCCCTTCCTCTATGTTCTCGTCGCCAAAGCCGTCTTCGATATCCTGAAACGCGAGAGCGAACACCCCGCCACTCACCGGACGCTGCGTATTTTCCTCGCCTGTGCGACCTTCGCGATTATCGCTATTCCCGTGTGGTCTTACCCGAGCTACCTCTCCTACTTCAATATCATCGGTGGCGGGCACGAGAAAGGCTATCAGTATGTGACCGACTCGAACTACGACTGGGGCCAGGATCTTCGACGGCTCCGCGGCTTTGTCGACAACTACAACCAATGCGTCGAAAAGCGCTTCACGACTCCCCTCTGCGAACCGTTCCGCGCCCTGGCCACCCCCAAGGACCAGCCAATCGATGTGATCCGGGTCGATTATTTCGGCGGCTCCAATCCTGCTTGGCAGCTCGGCGACCGGCTCAAAGGCTGGCATTCACACCTCGCACCAGAAGCCGGCTGGTATGGTCTCTCAATCGGTTTCCTGCAAGAGAATTGGTACAAGCCCCTCGAGCCCGGCGAGCTTTCGTATGACTGGCTCCGTGGGCGCAACCCTGACTTCCGAGTTGGTGATTCCATCTTCGTGTACTACATCAGCCCCGAAGAAGTGATCGCAAAGACCGCGCCGGTTCAGTAGCAATAAACGTCAGGTGAAAAAAGAGCGGTTACTCACCGTTCTTTTTCTTATTCTTCAGGGCTGGCTTTTCCTCCGAACCAGTCGTCGTCGGGAGGACTGCCTCTGTGGGTGGTCCATCACGTTCAACATAAAAAACCTTGCCTTCGACCCGGAGATCGACTGATGCGAGCCGGGACCGATCTTTCCCTTCCTTGGTGTACTCCGCGAGGAACACCTGAAGCATCCCGAGACTCTCTTCGGGTGGCCGCTCGACCGAGACGGTGAGTCGCCAGCCTTCTCCGGTCAACAGTGTCAGTTCGCCGGAATAGCGCGAGGGAGTCGTCGCTTCGCCCGGTATCGTCCCGGGTACGAACTTTGGTAACTGTTCGTGGAACGTGCGGAATGTCTCGAGATATGTATCAATTGAAAGTGCCTCTCCGACGGCCACCGGCAGCGCGCTCCCATCGATGACCGAGAGTCTGAGCGCATCATACCGGCTCTCATCAGCCGCTGGGACGAGTACTGCCATACCATGACGCACTCCATAGCAGGGACCACCGGCACACCAGCGAAGGAACACGGGGGACTCGGTCAGGTGAAGAACGACGCGATCAGGAAACTGCCGCGTAACGGACACTCCTGTGACGAGCGGGAAACGTTCCAGGATAGTTTGTTCGATAGAGCGTGACGGGATGAGGAAAAAATTACGTTTCGCCAGCCATCCGAGGTATGCCCCATCCATTGCCACCTCGACGACTGCCCGGTATTCCGTGGGCGAGACGATCTCCCCACCTTCAACCGACACTTCTCTGATCGAGAGTGACGGAGAGAAGAACAACACGTACCCGCCGACGAGGGAGAAGGCTGCCCAGAGCGCAAACGGCGCCCAAGGGAACGACCCGTGAACTGGCGTGGTTGTCCGCCGCCGCGAAGCCTTCCCCTTGTGAGTGAGCATCGCCGCTTCAAAAATTTTCGATTGGCTAGATTTTTTTTGTTTGAACATATTAGGGCCTATTTCACAATTCGTTTACGTCGCGAAAAACCAGAATTTCAAGCGGATATGACGAATAACGAGGAGGGATATCGAGATATTTCGACGAGTTTT
This is a stretch of genomic DNA from Candidatus Moraniibacteriota bacterium. It encodes these proteins:
- a CDS encoding FtsQ-type POTRA domain-containing protein gives rise to the protein MFKQKKSSQSKIFEAAMLTHKGKASRRRTTTPVHGSFPWAPFALWAAFSLVGGYVLFFSPSLSIREVSVEGGEIVSPTEYRAVVEVAMDGAYLGWLAKRNFFLIPSRSIEQTILERFPLVTGVSVTRQFPDRVVLHLTESPVFLRWCAGGPCYGVRHGMAVLVPAADESRYDALRLSVIDGSALPVAVGEALSIDTYLETFRTFHEQLPKFVPGTIPGEATTPSRYSGELTLLTGEGWRLTVSVERPPEESLGMLQVFLAEYTKEGKDRSRLASVDLRVEGKVFYVERDGPPTEAVLPTTTGSEEKPALKNKKKNGE
- a CDS encoding glycosyltransferase family 39 protein; protein product: MENLKRLAPQCLALMMVAFFATSILVSYQESTTMDEKAHIPAGYSYVRYQDMRINPEHPPLLKDLAGLALLPLNPAMPKSDPLWESGDWLDLSKFPEGSARTWGLAQWAFGDKLLHQNGNDANLVTFWARFPFILVSLLLGFFIFRWTKELAGTVAGLFAALLYFFDPNIIGHSHYVTTDIGIAAFIFFAFYFFVRFLKDPSNKNILWSGVFLGLAQLAKFSAVLLFPIFGMFAVLYGFALTVDAVPGAWKIRLKNAFFYGLKYLGSVAVCFVAIWILYFFNTVQMPGEVIAEIARAQFPNTKLIGQVAETSVITMSNSAILKPFAEYFLGVFMVFARVAGGNTFYFLGQVSNHASQLYFPVVFVLKETLPMLFLLLTTSLYALYRIGQALLRRNGASLLSVITTSFRERIAQYLMVFFVLFYSYVSITGNLNIGFRHLFPILPFLYVLVAKAVFDILKRESEHPATHRTLRIFLACATFAIIAIPVWSYPSYLSYFNIIGGGHEKGYQYVTDSNYDWGQDLRRLRGFVDNYNQCVEKRFTTPLCEPFRALATPKDQPIDVIRVDYFGGSNPAWQLGDRLKGWHSHLAPEAGWYGLSIGFLQENWYKPLEPGELSYDWLRGRNPDFRVGDSIFVYYISPEEVIAKTAPVQ
- a CDS encoding glycosyltransferase family 39 protein gives rise to the protein MLSDTPLPEKRWTERVTPYVLFAILALALFVRVYHLDSLPAGLYPDEATNGTDALLANETGDYQLLYTNNYGREGLFINLQALAIKYFGNTVPVLKFWSVVFGTLAVFGIYLLARELFARRLYALIAAFLLATSYWAINFSRIGFRAIMVTFLLTFSFYFFFRGLRTNRLRDFLFAGLFLGIGLHTYVAFRLAPLILIALLPALLLTYERFLARYWKHILAFTLGAFITAAPMFYDFYIHPDHFSSRTGAVSIFSPDINHGDFWGTFGKTFGLSMVKYNFWGDQNWRHNYPPYPILDPVTGALFLAGFLYLVWETVKLIGLRLREKLRDEQLVRNWFLLSAFFVMLMPEFLTEEGLPHALRAIGTQMPVYLIALIPIAWVVNRARHSLAGGRIALYSLLALSLLFGAAFNLTKYFVFFNHNPNQHGAFNQNFRNMAVYAMSLPADTMKYVVTNGGGRMMEDGLPVSAQPIKFLTYGKIENLVYLTPETKIRTRNSVIILMNRDERIIERLKKLQPNIQTERIDLYPGTTSEFTVLRFPQ